One window from the genome of Flavobacterium agricola encodes:
- a CDS encoding PorP/SprF family type IX secretion system membrane protein, translating into MKKIIVTISLLTSLFATAQQDAQYTQYMYNTINVNPAYAGSRGALSVFGLHRSQWVGMDGAPTTNTISLNTPLGESRLGLGVSLVSDKIGPTKENNTSVDLSYYIPLNERYKLSFGVKGSLNFLDVDYSKLNIYDPSDPNFQNNIENKLSPNFGAGIYVHSDKSYIGLSVPHMLQTKHYDDNTYSVANERMHMYLMAGHVFDLNYDLQFKPAALVKYVNGSPLQVDVSANFWLYEKLTLGVAYRWDASVSGLAGFQISDQLFIGYAYDAETTRLANYNSGSHEIFLRFEFLNYAKKVITPRFF; encoded by the coding sequence ATGAAAAAAATTATAGTTACAATTAGTTTACTGACTTCTTTGTTTGCAACCGCACAGCAAGATGCGCAGTATACTCAATATATGTACAATACCATCAACGTGAATCCTGCTTATGCAGGGTCGCGTGGTGCGTTAAGCGTTTTCGGATTACACCGCTCGCAATGGGTAGGTATGGACGGCGCACCTACAACAAATACCATATCTTTAAACACGCCATTAGGTGAAAGCAGATTAGGATTAGGTGTTTCTTTAGTAAGCGATAAAATCGGACCAACAAAAGAAAACAATACATCGGTAGATTTATCTTATTACATTCCCTTAAACGAAAGATATAAACTTTCGTTTGGGGTAAAAGGATCTTTAAACTTTTTAGATGTTGATTATTCGAAATTGAATATTTACGATCCAAGCGATCCAAATTTTCAAAACAATATCGAAAACAAATTGTCACCAAACTTCGGAGCTGGTATTTATGTGCATTCAGACAAAAGCTACATTGGGCTATCGGTTCCGCACATGTTACAAACCAAACATTATGATGACAATACCTATTCGGTAGCAAACGAAAGAATGCATATGTATTTAATGGCTGGTCACGTTTTTGATTTAAATTACGATTTACAGTTTAAACCAGCAGCTTTAGTTAAATACGTAAACGGATCGCCGTTGCAAGTAGATGTTTCTGCAAACTTTTGGTTGTACGAAAAATTAACTTTAGGAGTAGCATATCGCTGGGATGCATCGGTTAGTGGTTTAGCAGGTTTTCAAATTTCAGACCAATTATTTATTGGTTATGCGTACGATGCCGAAACCACTCGTTTAGCAAATTACAATTCAGGATCGCACGAAATTTTTCTGCGTTTCGAATTCTTAAACTATGCTAAAAAAGTTATCACCCCACGTTTCTTTTAA
- a CDS encoding OmpA family protein, translating to MKKIVLCIALALNIYNPAFAQSGIKAGAKNYNDLAFVDVIAVYEKVAADGYESADLFQKLADSYYFNGDYANAAKYYQKLLVLDANQAPEYFYRNAITLKSLGEYEKSDAMMQTFAQKTAQDSRAKLYINNEDYLEEIKNNSGRFTIENANINSKYSDYGTAFYQDQIVFTTARDTGSLVKRVHTWTGEPFTVLHQATLAEDGSVSNPKKFAKQVNSIFHESTPVFTKDGKTMYFTRNNYINGKTRKNQDKVVMLKVYKATLVDNKWKNITELPFNSNEYNVAHPALSLDEKTLYFASDMPGTLGSSDLFKVAIHEDGTFGEPENLGPAINTEARETFPFVSQNNELYFASDGHPGLGGLDIFVAFPDAKGNFKYVQNIGAPANSEMDDFSYAILSDRKIGFLSSNREGGFGNDDIYKFTENTPLKNKNVVAVHGKLIDSFTQKPIANATVTVYDENFENPIAVTTDANGMYFIPLLETNTKYFFKDEKEAYQTNETAMVFLPTEQDVVTQNVYLDPVKKPIKQGDDLAKVFEIEIIYFDLDKANIRPDAAVDLAKVVEVMKEYPTMKVDIRSHTDSRATKTYNQKLSDRRAKATRAWMIEQGIEPARLTAKGYGESQLVNKCADGVSCSEAEHQKNRRSEFIITSL from the coding sequence ATGAAAAAAATAGTTTTATGCATTGCCCTTGCATTAAATATATATAATCCGGCCTTTGCACAAAGCGGCATCAAAGCAGGAGCTAAAAACTACAATGATTTAGCTTTTGTTGATGTAATTGCTGTTTACGAAAAGGTTGCTGCAGACGGATATGAATCTGCTGATTTGTTTCAGAAGCTTGCCGACTCGTATTATTTTAACGGAGATTATGCCAATGCAGCCAAATATTACCAAAAGTTATTGGTTTTAGATGCAAACCAAGCGCCCGAATATTTTTACCGCAATGCGATTACTTTAAAATCGTTAGGTGAATACGAAAAATCGGATGCTATGATGCAAACGTTTGCTCAAAAAACAGCTCAAGATTCTAGAGCAAAGTTGTACATAAACAACGAAGATTATTTAGAAGAAATTAAAAACAATTCTGGTCGTTTTACAATTGAAAATGCCAACATCAATTCTAAATATTCAGATTACGGTACTGCTTTTTATCAAGATCAAATTGTATTTACAACTGCTCGTGATACCGGATCGTTAGTTAAACGCGTACATACCTGGACAGGCGAACCTTTTACAGTTTTACACCAAGCAACTTTGGCAGAAGACGGATCGGTTTCAAATCCAAAAAAATTCGCAAAACAAGTAAATTCAATTTTTCACGAATCTACTCCTGTTTTTACGAAAGATGGTAAAACCATGTATTTTACACGTAACAATTACATAAACGGTAAAACCAGAAAAAACCAAGATAAAGTTGTCATGTTAAAAGTTTACAAAGCAACATTGGTTGATAACAAATGGAAAAACATTACCGAATTGCCATTTAATAGTAACGAATATAATGTAGCGCATCCGGCGTTAAGCCTTGACGAGAAAACGTTATATTTTGCGTCAGATATGCCAGGAACTTTAGGATCGTCAGATTTATTTAAAGTTGCTATTCATGAAGACGGAACTTTTGGGGAACCCGAAAATTTAGGTCCAGCAATTAATACCGAAGCGCGCGAAACGTTTCCGTTTGTTTCACAAAACAACGAACTGTATTTTGCTTCAGACGGGCATCCAGGTTTAGGTGGTTTAGATATTTTTGTTGCTTTTCCAGATGCAAAAGGAAACTTTAAATATGTACAAAATATTGGAGCTCCTGCAAACTCTGAAATGGACGATTTTAGTTATGCCATTTTATCTGACCGTAAAATAGGATTTTTAAGTTCTAATCGTGAAGGTGGTTTTGGTAACGACGATATTTATAAGTTTACAGAAAACACGCCGTTAAAAAACAAAAACGTAGTAGCGGTTCATGGTAAATTAATCGACTCGTTTACCCAAAAACCAATCGCAAATGCAACGGTAACGGTTTACGACGAAAATTTCGAAAATCCAATTGCAGTAACAACAGATGCAAACGGTATGTATTTTATTCCGCTTTTAGAAACCAATACCAAATATTTCTTTAAAGACGAAAAAGAAGCATACCAAACCAATGAAACTGCTATGGTATTTTTACCAACCGAACAAGATGTTGTTACACAAAATGTGTATTTAGATCCGGTTAAAAAACCTATTAAACAAGGTGATGATTTAGCTAAAGTTTTTGAAATTGAAATTATTTATTTTGATTTAGATAAAGCTAACATTCGTCCAGACGCAGCGGTTGATTTAGCTAAGGTGGTTGAAGTAATGAAAGAATATCCAACCATGAAGGTAGATATTCGTTCGCATACAGACAGCCGTGCAACTAAAACTTACAACCAGAAATTATCTGATCGCAGAGCCAAAGCAACACGAGCTTGGATGATTGAGCAAGGTATTGAGCCAGCAAGATTAACTGCAAAAGGATATGGTGAAAGCCAATTAGTAAATAAATGTGCCGATGGTGTTTCGTGTTCAGAAGCTGAACATCAAAAAAATCGCCGAAGCGAATTTATCATAACTTCCCTTTAA
- a CDS encoding CshA/CshB family fibrillar adhesin-related protein — MMKFKWHMLLFFFLITSGLWAQDMCSGGTAAYATGGKSVYRDQVLWLTWGGAPGSTGANGATLNLNSKSRASFELAGQTMCFECEIVKKSSAGLISYAPGDWGGDSLDDFYNIGGTGGSNRLVNGVMVKSAASQFTLRCTAKLDNQPYKIKGVVMADAESMNNSGEYLKATAQGSWKIVDMEVKGSGPYNISKHNLTDNKQQIAFTRGNDNGAAAITFLSFNPEIAYLKDPVNYSVDIDFDINGGGNTAIAIGLLVPNADAGDAPKSYGDVFHLINEMKITDDGITKFDEVVDANKASFKKGAIVPPSDLFLGSVGPMAERAMKYSADASGDNPSNNLNEEDAIPVNTIKHKVTAGETLSLDIPYVSTDANTIIAGWIDFNQNGTFELGERTEKTFSGSGKGTVTLTWNVPSDFIKGETFVRLRIGTKAEELTLPTGVASDGEIEDHKIFLDDPKFQISKTSNATNGIWESTNNDKKYILTVTNIATVPSYGTIKVLDVLPAGITPSWTGSHISNGWTLTFVGQTITATSTNIIAPKGGTSNIEIPVKVDLTLPSAVYTNKASVGGGGDNDYEAPVDPTTCNGLEGHCAVYDVKVVHPLVANADDFGTINPYTFTSTLPITANDLFKGVTISDLSNFTITLDAAAQEVLTLNENGTVSAKTGVEAKAYTVSYTICENGADPANCKTAQLTFTVDDIKAPITADEELLDVQPNATIQNKVTITPGTGTITEVNVVNKPDDVEVTINTDGTYTIEPGTNYEGGDSFEIEYEVVDSNGLKSTAKITVVFESKPAINLVLTSTISDSNGNEQIGVGDVIVYSYTITNTGNTTLTNITLPTVEKDLVQAADLPESLAPAGKDGSNVTIIKEYIVTQADVDAGLVTNSAVVNGYKGDVKVEDISGTADDNNTASTIELPENPAITLQLTSSFIDTDANGYAEVNETIKYVYTITNTGNVTLSDITIPTNTDLNIDFAGKIPADLKLAPGATHSFEIDLPLTQNHIDAAKVENTAVVSALSPKNTSVSDVSGTTNTSDDVTVEELKSISDIALVLTSTYNNENGSEFAQAGETITYTYKVINTGKTTLTEFSFPEDLLKIGITPADLNVTSLAPNAEATFTKTYNLTQADIDLGKVVNSAKVQAFGPNKATDLVDDISGVDNVSDAINEISFTENPSITLVLESDFNDINSNGFAEVNETIAYNYIITNNGNVTLTDIQLSEELLKVIPAGTVIPDLAPGASHSISVLYNLTQADIDAGQVTNAAKVTGTSPKGTETSDVSGTNDTNNTATTTPLNTKSSINLVLTGEFVDSNSNGFAEVNEVITYTYLITNTGNTTLNNIELPEDVLKIIDASALPKTLAPGESVPVTFDYKLQQADIDAGKVINKDTVKGTPNVGATVEDQSGVDVAGDLATETLLNTKSSINLVLTGEFVDSNSNGFAEVNEVITYTYLITNTGNTTLNNIELPEDVLNIIDASLLPKTLAPGESVPVTFDYKLQQADIDAGKVINKDTVKGTPNVGATVEDQSGVDVAGDLATETLLNTKSSINLVLTGEFVDGNTNGFAEVDEVITYTYVIKNTGNTTLNNIELPEDVLNIIDASALPKTLVPGESVSLTFDYKLQQADIDAGKVINKDTVKGTPNVGEVVEDQSGVDTTSNEETIVNIPTNSTINLVLTSEFVDENTNGFAELNEIVKYKYVITNTGNTTLTNIRLSEDVLNIIDADQLSGVVLNPGESKTLYFDYALTQDDLDNSFVKNTDTVLGLAPNGSDVNDQSGTTDDTDEPTIQPLLTKASLALVKLGQVMNVQNARAQQKGEYIEYTFEVTNTGDVTLENVAVLDKLIAEDPIPVTPSTLTPKQVGRAIVNLKLELAHYNEGSVINSATGVGTTKTGTEVTDISGSTTENDEATVTTLVQAPAIALVKTSVFNDENANGVAELNETITYTFEATNVGNVTLTDVKLSDSFLNIAQQAYEPASINPGETATITVSYTINQLDIDLGLVVNTAEVESLDPNGDLVFDISGTDFDNDETTQTVLHAEPGIAIIKTAEFLDDNKDGTAQVGETIVYKFSIKNTGATTLYNVTVTDDLTGIALKGSPIAELKPGEVNETAYTATYQLLLKDLTNGQVNNQALVTAQTHQGENVTDLSDSDNYSGDATTITYVRGCVIEVFNAVSPNGDGRNDMLYIQGLECYPNNTVEIYNRWGVLVYKTDGYNNQDKAFKGYSEGRATINKGDLLPVGTYFYILRFTDLNQKSHDVQGYLYLNR; from the coding sequence ATGATGAAATTTAAATGGCACATGTTGCTGTTCTTTTTTCTGATTACATCGGGTTTATGGGCCCAAGATATGTGTTCTGGAGGAACTGCGGCTTATGCTACTGGTGGTAAATCAGTTTACAGAGACCAAGTTTTATGGCTTACCTGGGGGGGGGCACCTGGTAGTACAGGAGCAAATGGCGCTACTCTTAATTTAAACTCAAAATCAAGAGCATCTTTTGAACTAGCCGGACAAACTATGTGTTTTGAGTGTGAAATTGTAAAAAAATCTAGTGCGGGTTTAATTAGTTATGCTCCAGGAGATTGGGGTGGAGATTCACTTGATGATTTTTATAATATTGGTGGTACAGGTGGTTCTAACCGTTTGGTAAATGGAGTAATGGTTAAAAGCGCTGCTTCTCAATTTACATTAAGATGTACTGCAAAGTTAGATAACCAACCTTATAAAATTAAAGGTGTGGTTATGGCTGATGCCGAATCTATGAATAATAGCGGAGAATATTTAAAAGCTACTGCTCAAGGAAGTTGGAAAATCGTTGATATGGAGGTTAAAGGCAGCGGCCCTTATAACATATCCAAACATAATTTAACAGATAATAAACAACAAATTGCTTTTACACGTGGTAACGATAACGGAGCTGCAGCAATTACTTTTTTATCTTTTAATCCTGAAATAGCGTATTTAAAAGATCCAGTAAATTATAGTGTTGATATTGATTTTGATATTAATGGTGGTGGGAACACTGCTATTGCCATAGGTTTATTGGTACCTAATGCCGATGCAGGAGATGCACCAAAAAGCTACGGTGATGTATTTCACTTAATTAATGAAATGAAAATTACTGATGATGGTATTACAAAATTTGATGAAGTTGTAGATGCTAATAAGGCAAGCTTTAAAAAAGGAGCTATTGTTCCTCCTTCTGATTTGTTTTTGGGTAGTGTTGGTCCTATGGCTGAAAGAGCAATGAAATATTCAGCAGATGCATCAGGCGATAATCCTTCTAACAATTTAAACGAAGAAGATGCAATTCCTGTAAATACGATTAAACATAAAGTTACGGCAGGGGAAACGCTTTCTTTAGATATTCCTTACGTTAGTACTGATGCAAATACTATTATTGCGGGTTGGATAGATTTTAACCAAAATGGAACATTTGAACTAGGTGAACGTACAGAAAAAACGTTTAGTGGATCTGGAAAAGGCACGGTAACTTTAACTTGGAACGTACCTTCAGATTTTATTAAAGGAGAAACTTTTGTGCGTTTACGTATTGGTACAAAAGCTGAAGAATTAACTTTACCTACTGGTGTTGCTAGTGATGGAGAAATTGAAGATCATAAAATATTTTTAGATGATCCTAAATTTCAAATCTCTAAAACGAGTAATGCAACTAATGGTATTTGGGAGTCAACTAACAACGACAAAAAATATATTTTAACAGTAACTAATATTGCTACTGTTCCATCTTACGGTACAATAAAAGTTTTAGATGTATTACCTGCTGGTATTACACCAAGTTGGACTGGTTCACATATTTCTAACGGATGGACTTTAACTTTTGTTGGACAAACTATAACGGCAACTTCAACAAATATTATAGCGCCAAAAGGTGGAACATCTAACATTGAAATTCCTGTAAAAGTAGATTTAACTCTACCAAGTGCTGTTTATACTAATAAAGCTAGTGTTGGAGGAGGAGGAGATAATGATTATGAAGCTCCGGTAGATCCAACAACTTGTAATGGTTTAGAAGGGCATTGTGCCGTTTATGACGTTAAAGTAGTACATCCATTAGTAGCTAATGCAGATGATTTTGGTACAATTAACCCATATACGTTTACAAGCACATTGCCAATTACAGCAAACGATTTATTTAAAGGGGTAACAATTTCTGACTTAAGTAATTTTACAATTACTTTAGATGCAGCAGCACAAGAAGTACTTACTTTAAATGAAAATGGTACCGTTTCTGCAAAAACAGGGGTTGAGGCAAAAGCTTATACCGTAAGTTATACTATTTGTGAAAATGGAGCAGATCCTGCAAATTGTAAAACGGCACAGTTAACTTTTACGGTTGATGATATTAAGGCGCCAATAACGGCTGACGAAGAACTCTTAGATGTTCAACCAAACGCAACAATTCAAAATAAAGTCACTATCACACCTGGTACTGGTACAATTACAGAAGTAAATGTAGTAAACAAACCAGATGATGTTGAAGTTACTATTAACACTGACGGAACCTATACTATTGAGCCGGGTACCAACTACGAAGGTGGTGACAGCTTTGAAATTGAATACGAAGTTGTAGATAGCAATGGCTTAAAATCTACAGCTAAAATTACTGTTGTATTTGAATCTAAGCCAGCCATTAATTTAGTTTTAACATCGACCATTTCAGATTCTAACGGAAACGAGCAAATTGGTGTTGGCGATGTTATTGTTTATTCATACACCATTACCAACACAGGTAATACAACATTAACTAATATTACCTTACCAACCGTTGAAAAAGATTTGGTACAAGCTGCTGATTTGCCTGAATCACTTGCGCCTGCTGGTAAAGATGGAAGCAATGTAACAATCATAAAAGAATATATTGTAACACAAGCTGATGTAGATGCAGGTTTAGTAACCAATTCTGCAGTTGTAAACGGATACAAAGGCGATGTAAAAGTTGAAGATATTTCTGGAACTGCGGATGATAATAATACAGCATCTACAATAGAATTGCCAGAAAATCCTGCAATTACTTTACAGCTTACTTCTTCATTTATTGATACAGATGCTAATGGATATGCAGAAGTGAACGAAACAATTAAATACGTTTATACCATTACCAATACAGGTAATGTAACGTTATCTGATATCACAATTCCTACTAATACTGATTTAAATATCGATTTTGCAGGTAAAATTCCAGCTGATTTAAAATTAGCTCCAGGGGCAACACATTCTTTTGAAATCGATTTACCGCTTACGCAAAATCATATTGATGCAGCTAAAGTTGAAAATACAGCGGTTGTTTCGGCATTAAGTCCAAAAAACACATCGGTTTCAGATGTTTCAGGAACTACAAATACAAGTGATGATGTAACGGTTGAAGAATTAAAATCTATTTCAGACATTGCTTTAGTTTTAACTTCTACATATAATAATGAAAATGGTAGCGAATTTGCCCAAGCGGGTGAAACCATTACCTACACGTACAAAGTTATTAATACAGGTAAAACAACCTTAACTGAGTTTTCTTTCCCAGAAGATTTATTAAAAATAGGTATTACTCCTGCCGATTTAAATGTTACAAGCCTTGCGCCAAATGCTGAGGCAACTTTTACAAAAACATACAACTTAACACAAGCGGATATCGATCTTGGTAAAGTTGTAAACAGCGCAAAAGTTCAAGCTTTTGGACCAAATAAAGCAACAGATTTAGTTGATGATATTTCTGGTGTTGATAATGTTTCTGATGCTATAAATGAAATTTCATTTACTGAAAATCCATCAATTACTTTGGTACTTGAATCTGATTTTAATGATATAAATTCAAACGGATTTGCAGAAGTAAACGAAACCATTGCCTACAACTACATTATTACAAACAACGGTAATGTTACGTTAACAGATATTCAATTATCTGAAGAATTATTAAAAGTAATTCCAGCAGGTACTGTAATCCCAGATTTAGCTCCGGGAGCATCTCATTCAATTTCCGTATTATATAACTTAACTCAAGCAGATATTGATGCAGGGCAGGTTACAAATGCTGCAAAAGTTACCGGAACAAGTCCTAAAGGAACAGAAACATCTGACGTTTCAGGAACTAATGACACAAATAATACAGCAACAACAACGCCATTAAACACCAAGTCATCGATTAATTTAGTCTTAACAGGCGAATTTGTTGATTCAAACTCAAATGGTTTTGCAGAGGTAAACGAAGTAATTACTTATACATATCTAATTACTAATACAGGTAACACAACATTAAATAATATTGAATTACCTGAAGATGTATTAAAGATTATTGATGCATCAGCATTACCAAAAACTTTAGCACCAGGAGAATCAGTACCAGTAACTTTTGATTACAAATTGCAGCAAGCAGATATTGATGCTGGTAAAGTAATTAATAAAGATACGGTTAAAGGAACTCCAAATGTGGGAGCTACTGTCGAAGATCAATCAGGAGTTGATGTAGCAGGAGATTTAGCAACAGAAACGCTTTTAAACACAAAATCATCTATCAACTTAGTCTTAACAGGCGAATTTGTTGATTCAAACTCAAATGGTTTTGCAGAGGTAAACGAAGTAATTACTTATACATATCTAATTACCAATACAGGTAATACTACATTAAATAATATTGAATTACCTGAAGATGTATTAAACATTATTGATGCTTCATTATTACCAAAAACATTAGCACCAGGAGAATCAGTGCCAGTAACTTTTGATTACAAATTACAGCAAGCGGATATTGATGCTGGTAAAGTAATTAATAAAGACACAGTTAAAGGAACTCCAAATGTAGGAGCTACTGTCGAAGATCAATCAGGAGTTGATGTAGCAGGAGATTTAGCAACCGAAACTCTTTTAAACACCAAGTCATCGATTAATTTAGTCTTAACAGGTGAATTTGTTGATGGAAATACAAACGGTTTTGCAGAAGTAGATGAAGTAATTACTTATACGTATGTAATTAAAAATACAGGTAATACAACATTAAATAATATTGAATTACCGGAAGATGTATTAAACATTATTGATGCATCAGCATTACCAAAAACATTAGTACCTGGGGAATCAGTTTCATTAACTTTTGATTACAAATTACAGCAAGCAGATATTGATGCTGGTAAAGTAATTAATAAAGATACAGTTAAAGGAACTCCAAATGTTGGTGAAGTTGTAGAAGATCAATCAGGAGTTGATACAACAAGCAACGAGGAAACGATAGTAAATATTCCTACGAATTCAACTATCAACTTAGTATTAACATCTGAGTTTGTTGATGAAAATACAAACGGTTTTGCTGAATTAAACGAAATAGTTAAGTACAAATATGTTATTACCAATACCGGAAATACAACTTTAACTAACATTCGTTTATCTGAAGATGTTTTAAATATTATTGATGCAGATCAATTATCAGGAGTGGTATTAAATCCTGGTGAGTCTAAAACATTATATTTTGATTATGCTTTAACGCAAGATGATTTAGATAATTCATTTGTTAAAAACACAGATACCGTGCTTGGTTTAGCACCAAATGGTTCTGATGTAAACGATCAATCAGGAACAACAGATGATACTGATGAACCAACTATTCAACCTTTACTTACAAAAGCAAGTTTAGCTTTGGTTAAGTTAGGTCAGGTAATGAATGTTCAAAATGCAAGAGCGCAACAAAAAGGAGAATACATTGAATATACGTTTGAGGTTACCAATACGGGTGATGTAACGTTAGAAAATGTTGCAGTTTTAGATAAGTTAATTGCAGAAGATCCTATTCCGGTAACGCCATCAACGTTAACACCAAAACAAGTAGGACGTGCAATTGTAAACTTAAAATTAGAATTAGCACATTATAACGAAGGTTCTGTAATTAACTCAGCAACTGGAGTTGGAACAACAAAAACAGGTACAGAAGTTACAGATATTTCAGGTTCAACAACTGAGAATGACGAAGCAACCGTAACAACTTTAGTTCAAGCACCAGCTATTGCTTTAGTTAAAACTTCAGTTTTTAACGATGAAAATGCAAACGGAGTGGCCGAGTTAAACGAAACAATTACTTATACGTTTGAAGCTACAAACGTGGGTAACGTAACTTTAACAGACGTAAAATTGTCAGACAGCTTCTTAAACATTGCACAACAAGCTTACGAACCTGCATCTATTAATCCAGGTGAAACAGCAACTATTACAGTTAGCTATACCATTAACCAATTAGATATTGATTTAGGATTGGTAGTAAACACAGCTGAAGTAGAATCGTTAGATCCAAACGGAGATTTAGTTTTTGATATTTCAGGTACTGATTTCGACAATGATGAAACAACACAAACTGTTTTACATGCCGAGCCAGGAATTGCAATTATTAAAACAGCTGAGTTTTTAGACGATAATAAAGACGGAACTGCACAAGTGGGCGAAACAATTGTATATAAATTCAGCATTAAAAATACCGGAGCAACTACATTGTACAATGTAACCGTTACCGATGATTTAACTGGAATTGCATTAAAAGGAAGCCCAATTGCCGAATTAAAACCAGGCGAAGTAAACGAAACAGCTTACACAGCAACGTACCAACTGTTGTTAAAAGATTTAACTAACGGTCAGGTTAACAACCAAGCTTTAGTTACTGCTCAAACCCACCAAGGCGAAAACGTAACCGATTTATCAGACAGCGATAACTATTCGGGCGATGCAACTACAATAACTTATGTTAGAGGTTGTGTGATAGAAGTTTTCAATGCAGTAAGTCCAAATGGTGACGGTCGTAACGACATGTTATACATTCAAGGTTTAGAATGTTATCCAAACAATACGGTTGAAATTTACAACAGATGGGGTGTTTTAGTTTACAAAACAGATGGCTATAACAACCAAGATAAAGCGTTTAAAGGTTACTCAGAAGGTAGAGCAACAATTAATAAAGGCGATTTATTACCAGTAGGAACCTATTTTTATATTTTAAGATTTACTGATTTAAACCAGAAATCTCACGATGTACAAGGTTATTTATACTTAAATAGATAA
- a CDS encoding alpha/beta fold hydrolase, whose translation MDYLNDLYIEYAKPYPNKPTLVFLHDSLGCVELWRDFPNQIAEALQYNVLVYDRLGYGKSKPIKNHIRPNNYMELEAEILGDLLLALEVNEPILFGHSDGGTIALLTASKFPERIKAVIAEAAHIFVESQTLQGVQDAVDAYKTTNLPQRLAKYHGAKEAAIFKAWTETWLRPDYKTWNIEYLLPAITCPLLFIQGDLDEYGTLLQVEKTIAQVSGPAETYIIPQTKHTPHKENSALVSQKVIAYLSQL comes from the coding sequence ATGGATTATTTGAATGATTTATATATTGAATATGCAAAACCTTACCCAAATAAACCTACCTTGGTTTTTTTGCACGATAGCTTAGGGTGCGTTGAACTTTGGCGTGATTTTCCTAATCAAATCGCTGAAGCATTACAATATAATGTTTTGGTTTACGATAGGTTGGGTTACGGCAAATCGAAACCTATTAAAAATCATATTCGTCCTAACAACTACATGGAATTAGAAGCCGAAATTTTAGGTGATTTACTACTTGCTTTAGAAGTTAATGAACCTATTTTATTTGGTCATAGCGATGGTGGAACCATTGCATTGCTGACTGCAAGCAAATTTCCAGAACGTATTAAAGCAGTTATTGCAGAAGCTGCTCATATTTTTGTTGAATCGCAAACTTTACAAGGCGTACAAGATGCGGTTGATGCGTATAAAACAACCAATTTACCCCAACGTTTAGCCAAATATCACGGTGCTAAAGAAGCTGCTATTTTTAAAGCTTGGACCGAAACTTGGTTGCGACCCGATTATAAAACTTGGAATATTGAATATTTGTTACCAGCTATTACTTGCCCGTTATTATTTATTCAGGGAGATTTAGATGAATATGGTACCTTACTTCAGGTAGAAAAAACAATAGCGCAAGTTTCTGGACCAGCTGAAACATATATAATACCTCAAACCAAACATACTCCGCATAAAGAAAATTCAGCTTTGGTTAGCCAAAAAGTAATTGCATATTTGAGCCAATTGTGA